Proteins from a single region of Fusobacterium gonidiaformans ATCC 25563:
- a CDS encoding HD family phosphohydrolase, protein MKKYNLFGFHISLDVKRNHNKEKEAELYSHEYLLREKIIYYILLMSVACFFYYVPLVMRDKYYKVGDITISDIFAPKTIVFRDDDTREKIIQEIVDTSQREYIFSSDTQKIYVELLQKFMQEAIEVKKGSIKSIDYNYYEKQTGKKFPETVDKDLMSYRVKDLTYLQSLWTNDLTAIYNAGVYRENDYSQDSTILRYGAPFDKEFEELTKLEKDVLSVFISPNYIFDSKGTTVELEEKLKQIPDQYMQIKAGTLIASKGEMLDKRKIHILESLGIYSLKRGFIILFSTILYLIFVSSIFYTIALHLFQNEILNKNKFRGVFLILFAIFGLFWIVPLDMIYFIPLDSALFLLVFLTGKRYSSFIYASVLAFLLPLTDYNLTLFAMHLTCLSFSIFLIQKVNTRNGLIATGIQLSIFKLFIFFILSFFAKEESFNIMFQSMQIMISGFFSGMVAIALLPFFERTFNILTVFQLSELGDLSHPLLRKLAMDAPGTFQHSMMVATLSENAALAIKANSVFTRVACYYHDIGKCKRPNYYVENQKNGENPHNDISPFMSTLIITSHTKDGDDMAKKYQIPKEIRDIMYEHQGTTFLAYFYNKAKAIDPNVLKEEFRYSGPKPRSKESAIIMLADSIEAAVRSLSVKTPREVETMIRKIINGKVEDDQLSEADLTFKEIEAIVQSFLKTFSSIYHERLKYPGQKN, encoded by the coding sequence ATGAAAAAATATAATTTATTTGGTTTTCATATTTCACTTGATGTTAAGCGAAACCATAACAAAGAAAAAGAAGCTGAACTCTACTCTCATGAATATTTATTACGAGAAAAAATTATTTACTACATTCTTTTAATGTCAGTGGCTTGTTTTTTCTATTATGTTCCTCTCGTTATGCGAGATAAGTATTATAAAGTAGGAGATATTACAATCTCGGATATATTCGCTCCTAAAACTATTGTTTTTCGAGATGACGACACCAGAGAAAAAATTATTCAAGAGATTGTAGATACCTCTCAAAGAGAATATATTTTCTCCTCTGATACACAAAAAATTTATGTAGAGCTACTGCAAAAATTTATGCAAGAAGCGATTGAAGTCAAAAAAGGTTCTATTAAAAGTATTGATTACAACTATTATGAAAAGCAAACAGGAAAAAAATTTCCGGAAACAGTAGACAAAGACTTAATGTCCTATCGAGTAAAAGATTTAACATACTTACAATCTTTATGGACGAATGATTTGACAGCTATTTATAATGCCGGTGTGTATCGAGAAAATGACTATTCTCAAGATAGTACCATTCTACGATATGGTGCTCCTTTTGATAAAGAATTTGAAGAATTAACAAAATTAGAAAAAGATGTTCTTTCTGTTTTTATTTCTCCAAACTATATCTTTGACTCAAAAGGTACCACAGTAGAATTGGAAGAAAAGTTAAAGCAAATTCCGGATCAGTATATGCAAATTAAAGCCGGAACTCTAATTGCAAGCAAAGGAGAAATGCTAGATAAAAGAAAAATTCATATTTTAGAAAGTCTAGGGATTTATTCCTTAAAAAGAGGTTTCATTATTTTATTTTCTACAATCTTATATTTAATTTTTGTGTCTTCTATTTTCTATACGATTGCTTTACATTTATTCCAAAATGAAATCTTAAATAAAAATAAATTTCGAGGAGTCTTTCTAATTCTATTCGCTATTTTTGGACTTTTTTGGATTGTTCCCTTGGATATGATTTATTTTATTCCTTTGGATTCTGCGTTATTTCTATTGGTATTTTTAACAGGCAAACGATACAGTAGCTTCATTTATGCTTCTGTTTTGGCTTTTTTATTGCCTTTAACAGACTATAATTTAACTTTATTCGCAATGCACTTAACCTGTTTAAGTTTTTCTATTTTCCTAATTCAAAAAGTCAATACACGAAATGGACTGATTGCCACAGGAATTCAGTTGTCAATTTTTAAATTATTTATCTTTTTTATTTTAAGTTTCTTTGCAAAAGAAGAGAGTTTTAATATTATGTTTCAATCCATGCAAATCATGATTTCTGGATTTTTCTCAGGAATGGTTGCTATTGCACTCTTGCCATTCTTTGAAAGAACTTTTAATATTTTGACTGTTTTTCAACTGTCAGAGCTTGGTGATTTATCTCATCCTCTGCTAAGAAAACTAGCAATGGATGCTCCAGGAACCTTCCAACATTCTATGATGGTAGCTACACTTTCTGAAAATGCAGCCCTTGCTATCAAAGCAAATTCTGTTTTTACAAGAGTAGCTTGTTACTATCATGATATTGGAAAATGTAAACGACCAAATTATTATGTAGAAAATCAAAAAAATGGCGAAAATCCTCATAACGATATTTCTCCATTTATGAGCACTCTCATTATCACTTCTCATACAAAAGATGGAGATGATATGGCAAAAAAATATCAAATTCCAAAAGAAATTCGAGATATTATGTATGAACACCAAGGAACTACTTTCTTGGCCTACTTCTATAACAAAGCAAAGGCAATTGATCCTAATGTCTTGAAAGAAGAATTTCGATATAGTGGTCCAAAACCACGAAGTAAAGAATCTGCTATCATTATGTTGGCCGATTCGATTGAGGCAGCTGTTCGTTCTCTAAGTGTAAAAACCCCTAGAGAAGTAGAAACTATGATTCGAAAAATTATCAATGGTAAAGTAGAAGATGATCAACTCTCAGAAGCAGATTTGACCTTTAAAGAAATTGAAGCAATTGTACAATCTTTCTTAAAAACTTTTTCTTCTATTTATCATGAAAGATTAAAATACCCAGGACAAAAAAATTAA
- the ybeY gene encoding rRNA maturation RNase YbeY produces MELLVEVSVEYKKNDYAEFIQEITENNNEVLTEYIEEVLTMEKIESTLPLYVSLLLTGNEQIQGINREFRKKDSPTDVISFAYHENEDFLVGPYDTLGDIVISLDRVGEQAKEYNHSFTREFYYVLTHGILHILGYDHIEEEDKKEMREREEEILGHFGYTREK; encoded by the coding sequence ATGGAATTATTAGTCGAAGTAAGTGTAGAATATAAAAAAAATGACTATGCTGAATTTATACAAGAAATAACAGAAAATAATAATGAGGTTTTAACAGAGTATATTGAAGAAGTATTAACCATGGAAAAAATAGAATCTACATTGCCTCTCTATGTTTCCTTGCTATTAACAGGAAATGAACAAATCCAAGGAATCAATCGAGAATTTCGAAAAAAAGATAGTCCAACAGATGTTATCTCTTTTGCTTACCATGAAAATGAAGATTTTTTGGTAGGTCCTTATGATACTTTAGGGGATATTGTAATCTCATTAGACAGAGTGGGAGAACAAGCAAAGGAATATAACCATTCTTTCACAAGAGAATTTTACTATGTATTAACACATGGTATTCTTCATATCTTAGGTTATGATCATATTGAAGAAGAAGATAAAAAAGAAATGCGAGAAAGAGAAGAAGAAATTTTAGGACATTTTGGATATACTAGGGAGAAATAA
- a CDS encoding diacylglycerol kinase, which translates to MKPYQESEFKNKKMTDGFNSAIEGVFETIRTEKHMKFHAFATILIIVIGLFINLSRYELLSLIISISFVWLAELFNTAIECCVDLTCQEYNLLAKKAKDVAAGAVLLSAFNALIIGYLVFSKHIGVQLQQSFRVLRSSYQHKTVLIFIVVLSIVLLIKLITQKGTPLQGGMPSGHSALASSIFTIISFLTDNPKVFYLSFLLLILVIQSRVEGKIHTLLETLVGAFLGSSITYLILYLLKYKAW; encoded by the coding sequence ATGAAACCATATCAAGAATCTGAATTTAAAAATAAGAAAATGACGGATGGCTTTAACAGTGCCATTGAAGGAGTCTTTGAAACAATCCGTACAGAAAAGCACATGAAATTTCATGCCTTTGCAACAATTCTGATTATTGTTATTGGTCTCTTTATCAATCTAAGTCGCTATGAACTTCTTTCTTTGATTATTAGTATTTCATTTGTATGGCTAGCGGAATTATTCAATACCGCTATTGAATGTTGCGTAGATTTAACTTGTCAAGAATACAATTTATTAGCAAAAAAAGCAAAAGATGTTGCAGCTGGGGCTGTGTTACTTTCTGCTTTTAATGCTCTGATTATTGGTTATCTTGTATTTTCAAAGCATATTGGAGTACAACTCCAACAAAGTTTCCGTGTGTTACGATCTTCTTATCAACATAAGACTGTTTTAATTTTTATTGTCGTATTATCGATTGTTTTATTGATAAAACTAATTACACAAAAAGGAACTCCTTTACAAGGAGGGATGCCTAGCGGTCACTCTGCTTTGGCTTCCTCTATTTTTACGATTATTTCCTTTTTGACCGATAATCCTAAGGTATTTTATTTATCTTTTTTACTACTAATCCTAGTCATTCAATCAAGAGTAGAAGGAAAAATTCATACTCTATTAGAAACTTTAGTGGGAGCTTTTTTAGGCTCTTCTATTACTTACCTTATTTTATATCTTTTAAAATATAAGGCTTGGTGA
- a CDS encoding DUF2974 domain-containing protein yields MITEKEYFLLALLAYCDFSKKHIGKNLWKIWEEEKEKKTFRTSFTLLQSKFYPQFMTFFEEELKKWFIIRIDNRKAKKISSSQSGFFSVCFGNSKQEYVISYRGSEVYPLEDAYQDFINTDLTIGMGKIPIQFHEGIEVVEKLVQDLGLKYPQISLTGHSLGGGIAQYVAFSLHNLHQYIPITYTWNAVGITHIEELSIQKIKRNIDYQKKIVNYGHSEDFTNSLFSHIGKQYFVDRKLSSKRINHRNFLEKIPFLKKSLSSFHCENVFLPFFGEGKSLQKKVCLAYLAAACRKLIMQEKLFSKDFLADYYLQTDLSKITLEKYRRELIEALKKYTKALYCKQIIEQLEDFSPQDMQVFWKEFLRRIASPYRYLDVFDILVYEYI; encoded by the coding sequence ATGATTACAGAAAAAGAATATTTTTTGTTAGCTTTACTGGCTTACTGTGATTTCTCAAAAAAACATATCGGAAAAAATTTATGGAAAATTTGGGAAGAAGAAAAAGAAAAGAAAACGTTTCGAACTTCTTTTACTTTATTACAATCTAAGTTTTATCCTCAATTCATGACTTTCTTTGAAGAGGAATTAAAAAAATGGTTTATCATTCGGATTGACAATCGAAAGGCAAAAAAAATTTCTTCTTCTCAGAGTGGATTTTTTTCAGTATGTTTTGGAAATTCTAAACAGGAATATGTCATTTCTTATCGTGGGAGTGAGGTATATCCTCTTGAAGATGCTTATCAAGATTTTATCAACACAGACTTGACCATTGGAATGGGAAAAATTCCGATTCAATTTCATGAAGGAATTGAAGTCGTAGAAAAACTTGTTCAAGACTTAGGATTAAAATATCCTCAAATTTCTTTAACCGGTCACTCTTTAGGAGGGGGAATTGCACAATATGTAGCATTCTCTCTTCATAACTTACATCAATACATTCCTATTACCTATACTTGGAATGCTGTCGGAATTACTCATATTGAAGAATTATCTATTCAAAAAATCAAAAGAAATATAGATTACCAAAAGAAAATTGTAAATTATGGACATTCAGAGGATTTCACAAATTCTCTTTTCTCTCATATTGGAAAACAATACTTTGTGGATAGAAAACTATCTTCCAAGAGAATAAATCATAGAAATTTTTTAGAAAAAATTCCATTTTTAAAGAAATCACTTTCCTCTTTTCATTGTGAAAATGTCTTTTTACCTTTCTTTGGAGAAGGAAAGTCTCTGCAAAAAAAAGTTTGTTTGGCTTATCTTGCTGCAGCATGTCGAAAACTTATCATGCAAGAAAAATTATTCTCAAAAGACTTTTTAGCAGATTATTACTTACAAACAGACCTTTCTAAAATTACATTAGAAAAATATAGAAGAGAATTGATAGAAGCCTTAAAAAAATATACGAAAGCGTTATATTGTAAACAAATTATTGAACAACTTGAAGATTTTTCACCACAAGATATGCAAGTCTTTTGGAAAGAGTTTTTAAGAAGAATAGCAAGTCCATATCGCTATTTAGATGTGTTTGATATTTTAGTTTATGAATATATATAA